Proteins co-encoded in one Carassius auratus strain Wakin unplaced genomic scaffold, ASM336829v1 scaf_tig00031692, whole genome shotgun sequence genomic window:
- the LOC113080582 gene encoding uncharacterized protein LOC113080582, whose product MTSSGVLSVITDRVTVSVTEGDSVTLYTNVTTTQQEEILWYFNDTCIAAITGDLSYICTDVQCNEGTERFRDRLKLEKQTGSLTIMNINTTDPGVYQLKIFRRSNISEKTLIVTVLVKKISVKDGESVTFDPGVMKTTNYVMRWYFNETLITEITGDQSNVCTDVQCKERFRDRLKLDQTGSLIQTPHHETVISRVIYKTLSEPMLMENVGQGDVP is encoded by the exons ATGACGAGCTCTG gtGTTTTAAGTGTTATTACAGACAGAGTGACAGTATCGGTGACGGAGGGAGATTCCGTTACTCTGTACACTAATGTTACTACAACACAACAAGAAGAGATTTTATGGTATTTCAATGATACCTGTATCGCTGCAATCACCGGAGATCTCAGTTatatctgtacagatgttcagtgtaatgaaggtactgagagattcagagacagactgaaactAGAGAAGCAAACCGGATCTCTTACCATCATGAACATCAACACTACAGACCCTGGGGTCTATCAACTGAAGATCTTCAGGAGAAGCAACATAAGTGAAAAGACCTTAATTGTTACTGTTCTTG TGAAGAAAATATCAGTGAAGGACGGAgaatctgtcacttttgatcctgGTGTCATGAAAACCACTAATTATGTGATGAGGTGGTATTTTAATGAGACTCTCATCactgaaatcactggagatcagagtaacgtctgtacagatgttcagtgtaaagaaagattcagagacagactgaagctggatcagactggatctctg ATTCAG ACCCCACATCACGAGACAGTGATCAG TCGGGTCATTTACAAGACTCTATCTGAACCTATGTTGATGGAAAATGTGGGACAGGGTGACGTCCCCTGA